The Nocardioides sp. S-1144 genome includes a region encoding these proteins:
- the disA gene encoding DNA integrity scanning diadenylate cyclase DisA: MTDARSDEQLRLRATLAQTAPGTALRDGLERILRGRTGALIVIGHDRTVESIATGGFALDVPFTATGLRELAKMDGGIIVDKDITRIIRAAVHLMPDHTIPSEETGTRHRTADRVAKQTGFPVISVSQSMQIIAAYVGATRHVLEDSGQILSRANQALATLERYKLRLDEVSSTLSALEIEDLVTVRDVAVVAQRLEMVTRIAREIEDYVLELGSDGRLLSLQLEELITGVDAERELVIRDYVPAGRRSKSPEVLLGRLEALSATELVDPAAAARVLGLGTAEHLDGAVAPRGYRLLAKVPRLPAPVVDRLVDHFGTLQKLLSAGIDDLQTVDGVGELRARSVREGLSRLAESTILERYV; the protein is encoded by the coding sequence ATGACCGACGCACGCAGCGACGAGCAGCTGCGGCTACGGGCGACCCTCGCCCAGACCGCCCCGGGCACGGCCCTGCGCGACGGGTTGGAGCGGATCCTGCGCGGGCGCACCGGTGCGCTCATCGTCATCGGTCACGACCGCACGGTCGAGTCGATCGCCACCGGCGGGTTCGCCCTCGACGTCCCGTTCACCGCCACCGGCTTGCGCGAGCTGGCCAAGATGGACGGCGGGATCATCGTCGACAAGGACATCACCCGGATCATCCGGGCCGCGGTCCACCTGATGCCCGACCACACGATCCCCTCCGAGGAGACCGGCACCCGGCACCGCACGGCCGACCGGGTGGCCAAGCAGACCGGGTTCCCGGTGATCTCGGTGTCGCAGTCGATGCAGATCATCGCCGCCTACGTCGGCGCCACCCGTCACGTCCTCGAGGACTCCGGCCAGATCCTGTCCCGTGCCAACCAGGCGCTGGCCACCCTCGAGCGCTACAAGCTGCGCCTCGACGAGGTCTCGAGCACCCTGTCCGCGCTGGAGATCGAGGACCTCGTCACCGTCCGCGACGTCGCCGTCGTGGCCCAGCGCCTCGAGATGGTCACCCGGATCGCCCGCGAGATCGAGGACTACGTCCTCGAGCTCGGCAGCGACGGCCGGCTGCTCTCGCTGCAGCTCGAGGAGCTGATCACCGGCGTCGACGCCGAGCGCGAGCTGGTGATCCGCGACTACGTCCCGGCCGGACGCCGCAGCAAGAGCCCCGAGGTCCTCCTGGGCCGGCTCGAGGCGCTCTCGGCCACCGAGCTCGTCGACCCCGCCGCCGCGGCCCGCGTCCTCGGGCTCGGCACCGCCGAGCACCTCGACGGCGCCGTCGCCCCGCGCGGCTACCGCCTGCTCGCCAAGGTGCCGCGGCTGCCCGCGCCCGTCGTCGACCGCCTGGTCGACCACTTCGGCACGCTGCAGAAGCTGCTCTCCGCCGGCATCGACGACCTCCAGACCGTCGACGGCGTCGGCGAGCTGCGCGCCCGCAGCGTCCGCGAGGGTCTCTCCCGCCTGGCGGAGTCGACCATCCTCGAGCGGTACGTCTGA
- a CDS encoding histone-like nucleoid-structuring protein Lsr2, whose protein sequence is MAQKVNIILVDDIDGSEATETVTFGLDGASYEIDLNDDHAQELREALAGYVGNARRVAGSRRGPRKSSAPADTGGTSAAEVRDWARSNGFDVPERGRIPGAVREAFDAAN, encoded by the coding sequence ATGGCACAGAAGGTCAACATCATTCTCGTCGACGACATCGACGGTTCCGAGGCGACCGAGACCGTGACGTTCGGCCTCGACGGCGCCAGCTACGAGATCGACCTCAACGACGACCACGCCCAGGAGCTGCGCGAGGCGCTCGCCGGCTACGTCGGCAACGCCCGCCGGGTCGCCGGCTCGCGCCGTGGCCCCCGCAAGTCCTCGGCGCCGGCCGACACCGGCGGCACCAGCGCCGCCGAGGTCCGCGACTGGGCCCGCTCCAACGGCTTCGACGTCCCCGAGCGCGGCCGGATCCCGGGCGCGGTGCGCGAGGCCTTCGACGCCGCCAACTGA
- a CDS encoding type III pantothenate kinase has translation MPLLAIDVGNAHTVLALVQDGVVSRDWRVSTDLHRTADEWAVLLRGLLGRHLGEVDGVAVCSTVPAVTQSAREMLARHFPDVAHVVVEPGVRTGLPVLTDNPREVGTDRIVNSLAALTSYGSPAIVVDFGGTATTFDVVNAQGQYVGGAITPGIELSLEALGRRGAQLRQVEIVRPRSVIARNTVEALQSGVVFGTAAQVEGIVERMLADLGHAVGEVAVISTGYLADLVREECGCFTHHDPWLTHIGLEMVFRRNS, from the coding sequence ATGCCCCTGCTCGCCATCGACGTGGGCAACGCCCACACGGTCCTGGCGCTGGTGCAGGACGGCGTGGTGTCGCGCGACTGGCGGGTCTCCACCGACCTGCACCGCACCGCCGACGAGTGGGCGGTGCTGCTGCGCGGCCTGCTCGGGCGCCACCTCGGCGAGGTCGACGGCGTCGCGGTGTGCTCGACGGTCCCGGCGGTGACGCAATCGGCGCGCGAGATGCTCGCTCGGCATTTCCCCGACGTCGCCCACGTCGTGGTCGAACCCGGTGTCCGGACCGGCCTTCCCGTGCTCACCGACAATCCGCGCGAGGTCGGCACCGACCGGATCGTGAATTCCCTCGCGGCCCTCACCTCGTACGGCTCGCCGGCCATCGTCGTCGACTTCGGCGGCACCGCCACCACCTTCGACGTGGTCAACGCCCAGGGCCAGTACGTCGGCGGCGCGATCACGCCCGGGATCGAGCTCTCGCTCGAGGCGCTGGGCCGGCGGGGCGCGCAGCTGCGCCAGGTGGAGATCGTGCGGCCGCGCTCGGTGATCGCCCGCAACACCGTCGAGGCGCTGCAGTCGGGGGTGGTGTTCGGCACCGCCGCGCAGGTCGAGGGGATCGTCGAGCGCATGCTCGCCGACCTCGGTCACGCGGTCGGGGAGGTCGCGGTCATCTCGACCGGTTACCTCGCCGACCTGGTGCGCGAGGAATGCGGCTGTTTCACCCACCACGACCCGTGGCTGACCCACATAGGCCTGGAGATGGTCTTTCGGCGAAACTCCTGA
- a CDS encoding HhH-GPD family protein yields MPDSDLHLPVLGWYAEHARDLPWRRPGTSAWSVMVSELMLQQTPVNRVLPVHEAWMERWPTPGDLAAASTGDAVRAWGRLGYPRRALRLHAAATAITERHDGVVPAEYADLLALPGVGDYTASAIASFAHGRRHVVLDTNVRRVLARAVGGTEFPGTSITRAERDVATALLPDDEATAATWAVATMELGALVCTAANPRCGSCPLADRCAWLAAGRPAHDGPPRRAQAWAGTDRQCRGRLLAVLRDAEGPVHRSVLEATWSDVPQRERCLASLLDDALVARTGPDTYALP; encoded by the coding sequence GTGCCCGACTCCGACCTCCACCTGCCGGTGCTGGGGTGGTACGCCGAGCACGCCCGGGACCTGCCGTGGCGGCGTCCGGGGACCTCGGCCTGGTCGGTGATGGTCTCGGAGCTGATGCTGCAGCAGACGCCGGTGAACCGGGTGCTGCCGGTGCACGAGGCCTGGATGGAGCGGTGGCCCACCCCGGGCGACCTGGCGGCGGCGAGCACCGGCGACGCCGTGCGGGCCTGGGGCCGGCTCGGCTACCCGCGCCGCGCCCTGCGGTTGCACGCGGCGGCCACGGCCATCACCGAGCGCCACGACGGCGTCGTCCCGGCCGAGTACGCCGACCTGCTGGCGCTGCCCGGCGTCGGCGACTACACCGCCTCGGCGATCGCGAGCTTCGCCCACGGCCGGCGCCACGTCGTCCTGGACACCAACGTGCGGCGGGTCCTGGCCCGCGCGGTCGGCGGGACCGAGTTCCCCGGCACCTCGATCACCCGCGCGGAGCGGGACGTGGCGACGGCCCTGCTGCCCGACGACGAGGCGACGGCGGCGACCTGGGCGGTGGCGACGATGGAGCTGGGCGCCCTGGTCTGCACGGCGGCGAACCCGCGCTGCGGGTCCTGCCCGCTCGCCGACCGGTGCGCGTGGCTCGCGGCCGGCCGACCGGCCCACGACGGCCCGCCCCGCCGGGCGCAGGCCTGGGCCGGCACCGACCGGCAGTGCCGCGGCCGCCTGCTCGCCGTGCTCCGGGACGCCGAGGGACCGGTGCACCGCAGCGTGCTCGAGGCCACCTGGTCCGACGTCCCGCAGCGCGAGCGGTGCCTGGCCTCCCTGCTCGACGACGCCCTCGTGGCCCGCACCGGCCCGGACACCTACGCCCTGCCCTGA
- a CDS encoding YciI family protein: MTKYLLLKHYRGAPAAVNDVPMDRWTPEEISAHLQYMADYASRLEESGEYVDGQALAAEGTFVRYDGEGRPPVTDGPFLETKDLIAGWMIIDVDSHDRALELAAELSAAPGAGGKPIHEWLELRPLLQAPANVED; the protein is encoded by the coding sequence ATGACGAAGTACCTGCTGCTCAAGCACTACCGCGGCGCGCCGGCCGCGGTGAACGACGTCCCGATGGACCGCTGGACGCCCGAGGAGATCTCGGCCCACCTGCAGTACATGGCCGACTACGCCTCGCGGCTCGAGGAGTCCGGCGAGTACGTCGACGGCCAGGCGCTCGCCGCGGAGGGCACCTTCGTCCGCTACGACGGCGAGGGCCGGCCGCCGGTGACCGACGGCCCGTTCCTCGAGACCAAGGACCTGATCGCCGGCTGGATGATCATCGACGTCGACTCCCACGACCGGGCGCTCGAGCTGGCCGCCGAGCTGTCGGCGGCACCGGGTGCCGGCGGCAAGCCGATCCACGAGTGGCTCGAGCTGCGCCCGCTGCTCCAGGCGCCGGCCAACGTCGAGGACTGA
- a CDS encoding L-aspartate oxidase: protein MPNAVRRVPGRLTAPEPGWTTRADVVIIGSGIAGLTAALRLKDADNGIDKLLVVTKDQIAAGSTQWAQGGIAAALGPGDTPEEHAVDTLVAGAGACDADAVRVLVDEGPEAVRELIALGAMFDHDPDGVLSLTREGGHHRDRIAHAGGDATGAEIQRALVAAVEAAPEIEVVQHALAVDLLLTDPDDPDGPDGRPGVAGITLHVMGEGQRDGVGAVHCRAVVLASGGLGQVFSQTTNPAVSTGDGMALALRAGATLRDLEFVQFHPTVMYLGPDSHGQQPLISEAVRGEGAFLVDGLPEEGGRRLMEGVHPLADLAPRDVVAKAIMRRMLDTGQAHMWLDARHLGAEFWERRFPTILATARSHGVDPVTELIPVAPACHYASGGVRTDLHGRTDVPGLYATGEVACSGVHGANRLASNSLLEGLVFSRRIAHVLPQELRDWREPALDTRTAGLVSGDVRGELQEVMTSRVGVLRNAPGLAEATVVLDELGGRSSQTVDLDAWETTNLLTISTALAEAAALRQETRGSHWRDDFPDRDDAAWAGHVDTAMTDGVAEVVFRPAPATDGGTA from the coding sequence ATGCCCAACGCCGTACGCCGCGTGCCCGGTCGGCTGACCGCCCCCGAGCCCGGGTGGACCACCCGGGCCGACGTCGTCATCATCGGCTCCGGCATCGCCGGCCTGACCGCCGCGCTCCGCCTCAAGGACGCCGACAACGGGATCGACAAGCTCCTCGTCGTCACCAAGGACCAGATCGCCGCGGGCTCGACCCAGTGGGCGCAGGGCGGCATCGCCGCCGCCCTCGGGCCGGGCGACACCCCCGAGGAGCACGCCGTCGACACGCTGGTCGCCGGGGCCGGCGCCTGCGACGCGGACGCCGTCCGGGTGCTCGTCGACGAGGGCCCGGAGGCCGTGCGCGAGCTGATCGCGCTCGGGGCGATGTTCGACCACGACCCGGACGGCGTCCTGTCGCTGACCCGCGAGGGCGGCCACCACCGCGACCGGATCGCCCACGCCGGCGGCGACGCCACCGGCGCGGAGATCCAGCGCGCCCTCGTCGCGGCCGTCGAGGCCGCCCCCGAGATCGAGGTGGTGCAGCACGCGCTGGCCGTCGACCTGCTCCTCACCGACCCCGACGACCCCGACGGCCCCGACGGCCGGCCCGGTGTCGCCGGCATCACCCTCCACGTGATGGGCGAGGGCCAGCGCGACGGCGTCGGCGCCGTCCACTGCCGCGCCGTGGTGCTGGCCAGCGGCGGGCTCGGCCAGGTCTTCAGCCAGACGACCAACCCCGCGGTCTCCACCGGCGACGGGATGGCGCTGGCCCTGCGGGCCGGGGCGACCCTGCGCGACCTCGAGTTCGTGCAGTTCCACCCGACGGTGATGTACCTCGGCCCCGACTCGCACGGCCAGCAGCCGCTGATCTCCGAGGCGGTGCGCGGCGAGGGCGCCTTCCTGGTCGACGGGCTCCCCGAGGAGGGCGGCCGGCGCCTCATGGAGGGCGTCCACCCGCTCGCCGACCTCGCCCCGCGCGACGTCGTCGCCAAGGCGATCATGCGCCGGATGCTCGACACCGGGCAGGCGCACATGTGGCTCGACGCCCGGCACCTGGGCGCGGAGTTCTGGGAGCGCCGCTTCCCGACCATCCTGGCCACCGCGCGCTCCCACGGCGTCGACCCGGTCACCGAGCTGATCCCGGTAGCGCCGGCCTGCCACTACGCCTCCGGCGGCGTCCGGACCGACCTCCACGGCCGCACCGACGTCCCCGGCCTCTACGCGACCGGCGAGGTCGCCTGCTCCGGCGTCCACGGCGCCAACCGGCTCGCCTCGAACTCGCTGCTCGAGGGCCTGGTCTTCTCCCGCCGGATCGCCCACGTGCTGCCCCAGGAGCTGCGGGACTGGCGCGAGCCGGCGCTCGACACCCGCACCGCCGGGCTGGTCAGCGGCGACGTCCGGGGCGAGCTGCAGGAGGTGATGACCTCGAGGGTGGGCGTGCTGCGCAACGCGCCCGGGCTGGCCGAGGCCACCGTCGTCCTCGACGAGCTGGGCGGCCGGTCCTCGCAGACCGTGGACCTCGACGCCTGGGAGACCACCAACCTGCTCACCATCTCCACGGCCCTGGCCGAGGCCGCCGCGCTGCGCCAGGAGACCCGCGGGTCGCACTGGCGCGACGACTTCCCCGACCGCGACGACGCCGCCTGGGCCGGCCACGTCGACACCGCGATGACCGACGGCGTCGCCGAGGTCGTCTTCCGCCCCGCGCCCGCCACCGACGGAGGAACCGCATGA
- a CDS encoding RNA polymerase sigma factor: MDEVALRSLTPGVLAVLVRRGADFAAAEDAVQEALLEAVRVWPDDPPREPRAWLITVAWRRFLDATRSEAARRRREEAVEEEPAPGPGPAVDDTLRLYFLCAHPSLTPSSAVALTLRAVGGLTTRQIAEAYLVPEATMAQRISRAKRTVADVRLDQPGDVATVLRVLYLVFNEGHSGDVDLAVEAIRLTRQLAAGVAPDHPGWPEVAGLLALMLLHHARRPARTAPDGARVPLAEQDRRRWDTAAIAEGVEILQAALARDRLGELQAQAAVAALHADAPSTEETDWVQVVEWYDELLRLAESPVVRLNRAVAVGHADGPRAGLAALAALDETLPRHTAAAAYLHERAGDLAIAAGLYAEAARRASDLAERGHLVRQAARLHGRAGA; the protein is encoded by the coding sequence GTGGACGAGGTCGCTCTCCGGAGCCTCACGCCGGGGGTGCTCGCCGTCCTCGTCCGCCGCGGGGCCGACTTCGCGGCCGCCGAGGACGCCGTCCAGGAGGCGCTGCTCGAGGCCGTGCGCGTCTGGCCCGACGACCCACCGCGGGAGCCGAGGGCGTGGCTCATCACCGTGGCCTGGCGCCGGTTCCTCGACGCGACCCGCTCGGAGGCGGCCCGCCGGCGTCGCGAGGAGGCGGTCGAGGAGGAGCCGGCACCCGGACCGGGCCCGGCCGTCGACGACACGCTCCGGCTGTACTTCCTGTGCGCGCACCCCTCGCTGACGCCGTCCTCGGCGGTCGCGCTCACCCTGCGGGCCGTCGGCGGGCTCACCACCCGGCAGATCGCCGAGGCCTACCTGGTGCCGGAGGCGACGATGGCCCAGCGGATCAGTCGGGCCAAGCGCACCGTCGCCGACGTCCGACTCGACCAGCCCGGTGACGTCGCGACGGTCCTGCGGGTGCTCTACCTCGTCTTCAACGAGGGCCACTCCGGCGACGTCGACCTCGCCGTCGAGGCGATCCGGCTGACCCGGCAGCTCGCGGCCGGGGTCGCGCCCGACCACCCGGGGTGGCCGGAGGTCGCCGGGCTGCTCGCGCTGATGCTGCTGCACCACGCGCGGCGTCCGGCGCGCACCGCGCCCGACGGCGCCCGGGTGCCGCTCGCCGAGCAGGACCGCCGGCGGTGGGACACCGCGGCGATCGCCGAGGGGGTGGAGATCCTGCAGGCCGCGCTCGCTCGCGACCGGCTCGGCGAGCTGCAGGCCCAGGCCGCCGTCGCCGCGCTGCACGCCGATGCCCCCTCCACCGAGGAGACCGACTGGGTGCAGGTCGTCGAGTGGTACGACGAGCTGCTGCGCCTGGCGGAGAGCCCGGTCGTCCGGCTCAACCGCGCCGTCGCGGTCGGGCACGCCGACGGACCGCGGGCCGGCCTGGCGGCCCTGGCCGCCCTCGACGAGACGCTGCCCCGGCACACCGCCGCCGCGGCGTACCTGCACGAGCGGGCCGGGGACCTCGCGATCGCTGCCGGGTTGTACGCCGAGGCCGCGCGCAGGGCGTCGGACCTGGCCGAGCGGGGGCACCTGGTGCGCCAGGCCGCCCGGCTGCACGGCCGGGCGGGCGCCTGA
- a CDS encoding ATP-dependent Clp protease ATP-binding subunit encodes MFERFTDRARRVVVLAQEEARMLSHNYIGTEHILLGLIHEGEGVAAKALESLDISLEAVRAQVEEIIGQGQQAPSGHIPFTPRAKKVLELSLREALQLGHSYIGTEHILLGLIREGEGVAAQVLQKLGADLNRVRQQVIQLLSGFQGKESTAAAAAQSGGGDAPSSSLVLDQFGRNLTQDARESKLDPVIGRETEIERVMQILSRRTKNNPVLIGEPGVGKTTIVEGLAQDIVRGNVPETLKDKQIYTLDLGALVAGSRYRGDFEERLKKVLKEIRTRGDIVLFIDEIHTLVGAGAAEGAIDAASILKPMLARGELQTIGATTLDEYRKYLEKDAALERRFQPIQVAEPSIAHTIEMLKGLRDRYEAHHRVTITDEALVSAATLADRYISDRFLPDKAIDLIDEAGSRLRIRRMTAPADLREYDDKIAEVRSRKEGAIDGQDFEAAARLRDEEKQLMLRKSEREKQWRAGDMDEVAEVDEELIAEVLAVATGIPIVKLSEEESTRLLNMEDELHKRVIGQDEAVKAISRAIRRTRAGLKDPKRPGGSFIFAGPSGVGKTWLSKTLADFLFGDEDSLIQLDMSEFSEKHTVSRLFGSPPGYVGYEEGGQLTEKVRRKPFSVVLFDEVEKAHPDIFNSLLQILEEGRLTDSQGRVVDFKNTVIIMTTNLGTRDINKSIHLGFNQAGDAAGSYERMKAKVQDELKQHFRPEFLNRVDEIVVFPPLSREQIVQMVDNMIASVELRMRDRDMRIELTQAAKDLLAERGFDPVLGARPLRRTVQREIEDTMAEKMLFGEVGPGQIVLVDVEGEGPTAKFTFVGQKMGEMPDLPPFETVEVGAGETPVSEDGPVDIKKAPPAETEGGAAGAL; translated from the coding sequence ATGTTCGAGCGGTTCACAGACCGAGCTCGCCGGGTGGTCGTGCTGGCCCAGGAAGAGGCCCGCATGCTCTCCCACAACTACATCGGCACCGAGCACATCCTGCTCGGGCTGATCCACGAGGGCGAGGGTGTCGCTGCCAAGGCCCTCGAGAGCCTCGACATCTCCCTGGAGGCCGTGCGTGCGCAGGTCGAGGAGATCATCGGCCAGGGCCAGCAGGCCCCCAGCGGTCACATCCCCTTCACCCCGCGCGCCAAGAAGGTGCTCGAGCTGTCCCTGCGCGAGGCGCTGCAGCTCGGCCACTCCTACATCGGCACCGAGCACATCCTGCTCGGCCTGATCCGCGAGGGCGAGGGCGTCGCCGCCCAGGTCCTCCAGAAGCTCGGCGCCGACCTGAACCGCGTCCGCCAGCAGGTCATCCAGCTGCTCTCCGGCTTCCAGGGCAAGGAGTCGACGGCCGCGGCGGCCGCCCAGTCCGGCGGCGGCGACGCGCCGTCGTCCTCGCTGGTGCTCGACCAGTTCGGGCGCAACCTGACCCAGGACGCCCGCGAGAGCAAGCTCGACCCGGTCATCGGTCGCGAGACCGAGATCGAGCGCGTCATGCAGATCCTGTCGCGGCGCACGAAGAACAACCCGGTCCTGATCGGTGAGCCCGGCGTCGGCAAGACGACGATCGTCGAGGGCCTCGCCCAGGACATCGTCCGCGGCAACGTGCCCGAGACGCTGAAGGACAAGCAGATCTACACCCTCGACCTCGGCGCGCTGGTGGCCGGCAGCCGCTACCGCGGTGACTTCGAGGAGCGCCTGAAGAAGGTGCTCAAGGAGATCCGCACCCGCGGCGACATCGTGCTGTTCATCGACGAGATCCACACCCTCGTCGGTGCCGGTGCGGCCGAGGGCGCCATCGACGCCGCCAGCATCCTCAAGCCGATGCTGGCCCGGGGTGAGCTCCAGACGATCGGCGCGACCACCCTCGACGAGTACCGCAAGTACCTCGAGAAGGACGCCGCGCTCGAGCGTCGCTTCCAGCCGATCCAGGTCGCCGAGCCCTCGATCGCGCACACCATCGAGATGCTCAAGGGCCTGCGCGACCGCTACGAGGCGCACCACCGGGTCACGATCACCGACGAGGCGCTCGTGAGCGCCGCGACGCTGGCCGACCGCTACATCTCCGACCGGTTCCTGCCCGACAAGGCCATCGACCTGATCGACGAGGCCGGCTCGCGGCTGCGGATCCGCCGGATGACGGCGCCCGCCGACCTGCGCGAGTACGACGACAAGATCGCCGAGGTCCGCTCCCGCAAGGAGGGCGCCATCGACGGCCAGGACTTCGAGGCCGCCGCCCGCCTGCGCGACGAGGAGAAGCAGCTCATGCTGCGCAAGTCCGAGCGCGAGAAGCAGTGGCGCGCCGGCGACATGGACGAGGTGGCCGAGGTCGACGAGGAGCTCATCGCCGAGGTCCTCGCCGTCGCCACCGGCATCCCGATCGTCAAGCTCTCCGAGGAGGAGTCGACCCGGCTGCTCAACATGGAGGACGAGCTGCACAAGCGCGTCATCGGCCAGGACGAGGCCGTCAAGGCGATCTCCCGGGCGATCCGGCGCACCCGTGCCGGGCTCAAGGACCCGAAGCGCCCCGGCGGCTCGTTCATCTTCGCCGGGCCCTCGGGCGTCGGCAAGACGTGGCTCTCCAAGACGCTGGCCGACTTCCTGTTCGGCGACGAGGACTCCCTCATCCAGCTCGACATGTCGGAGTTCTCCGAGAAGCACACCGTCTCGCGGCTCTTCGGCTCGCCTCCGGGCTACGTCGGCTACGAGGAGGGCGGGCAGCTCACCGAGAAGGTGCGGCGCAAGCCGTTCTCCGTCGTGCTCTTCGACGAGGTCGAGAAGGCCCACCCCGACATTTTCAACAGCCTGTTGCAGATCCTCGAGGAAGGTCGCCTGACCGACTCGCAGGGCCGGGTGGTCGACTTCAAGAACACCGTCATCATCATGACCACCAACCTCGGTACCCGCGACATCAACAAGTCGATCCACCTGGGCTTCAACCAGGCCGGCGACGCGGCCGGCTCCTACGAGCGGATGAAGGCGAAGGTCCAGGACGAGCTCAAGCAGCACTTCCGGCCCGAGTTCCTCAACCGGGTCGACGAGATCGTCGTCTTCCCGCCGCTCAGCCGCGAGCAGATCGTCCAGATGGTCGACAACATGATCGCCTCCGTCGAGCTGCGGATGCGCGACCGCGACATGCGGATCGAGCTCACGCAGGCCGCCAAGGACCTGCTGGCCGAGCGGGGCTTCGACCCCGTGCTCGGTGCTCGCCCGCTGCGGCGCACGGTGCAGCGCGAGATCGAGGACACGATGGCCGAGAAGATGCTTTTCGGCGAGGTCGGCCCCGGTCAGATCGTGCTGGTCGACGTCGAGGGCGAGGGCCCGACGGCGAAGTTCACCTTCGTCGGGCAGAAGATGGGCGAGATGCCCGACCTGCCGCCGTTCGAGACCGTCGAGGTCGGCGCGGGGGAGACCCCCGTCAGCGAGGACGGTCCCGTCGACATCAAGAAGGCCCCTCCGGCCGAGACCGAGGGCGGCGCAGCCGGCGCCCTCTGA
- the nadC gene encoding carboxylating nicotinate-nucleotide diphosphorylase, with protein MKQHLPPPSELLDELRAAGIEEGLVDHVLTALREDLPDGAVDVTSESTIAADASAEGVLAAREDGVVAGLGVAELVFRIVLGDDVEVTDRLPDGTRVAAGDVVMRVAGPTRGLLTAERTALNFASHLSGVATATSRWVAALEGTRARVLDTRKTLPGWRALQKYAVRCGGGVNHRFGLSDKAMVKDNHVIAAGGAVPAYRAVRAAHPDLPLEVEVTDLDQLRDLLDVGCTEILLDNMSTATMAEAVRVNDERGAARATLEASGGLTLARAAEVAATGVDFISVGALTHSVVVFDLGLDLQDV; from the coding sequence ATGAAGCAGCACCTGCCACCGCCGAGCGAGCTCCTCGACGAGCTCCGGGCCGCCGGGATCGAGGAGGGCCTGGTCGACCACGTGCTCACCGCCCTGCGCGAGGACCTGCCCGACGGCGCCGTCGACGTGACCTCCGAGTCCACGATCGCCGCCGACGCCAGCGCCGAGGGCGTCCTGGCCGCCCGGGAGGACGGCGTCGTGGCCGGTCTCGGGGTCGCGGAGCTGGTCTTCCGGATCGTGCTGGGCGACGACGTCGAGGTCACCGACCGGCTGCCCGACGGCACCCGGGTCGCCGCCGGCGACGTCGTCATGCGGGTCGCCGGTCCCACCCGGGGCCTGCTGACCGCCGAGCGCACCGCCCTCAACTTCGCCAGCCACCTCTCCGGGGTCGCGACGGCCACCTCGCGCTGGGTCGCCGCCCTCGAGGGCACCCGGGCCCGGGTGCTCGACACCCGCAAGACGCTGCCGGGCTGGCGCGCCCTGCAGAAGTACGCCGTGCGCTGCGGCGGCGGCGTCAACCACCGGTTCGGGCTCTCGGACAAGGCGATGGTCAAGGACAACCACGTGATCGCGGCCGGCGGCGCGGTGCCGGCCTACCGGGCGGTGCGGGCGGCCCACCCCGACCTGCCGCTCGAGGTGGAGGTCACCGACCTCGACCAGCTGCGCGACCTGCTCGACGTGGGCTGCACCGAGATCCTGCTCGACAACATGAGCACCGCGACGATGGCCGAGGCCGTGCGGGTCAACGACGAGCGGGGCGCGGCCCGGGCCACGCTCGAGGCCTCCGGCGGGCTCACCCTCGCCCGCGCCGCCGAGGTGGCCGCCACCGGCGTCGACTTCATCTCCGTGGGCGCCCTGACGCACTCCGTGGTCGTCTTCGACCTCGGGCTCGACCTCCAGGACGTGTGA